The Neorhodopirellula lusitana genome contains a region encoding:
- a CDS encoding ABC transporter permease: protein MADPISLTRLSFALIPVVGLLLYLAVLGYAVRGSLHGLARMLIQLSLVGYLLVFLFESDQAWIVLLALTVMMLAASLIAVRTSTQNSWRRYVHVWISILVGGGGTLAIVTQGVLEVTPWYSPRVVIPLAGMTFSNCMNALSLAIERLEASEKAIEKASEKEKASEKVAEKPGARTGSETHGVVGNGGLGNEGMRQDTAEVTCEDSLSSEGSYAGRTVDQEVEGQRVADGAAGQRAREAVSVALIPITNSLFAVGVVSIPGMMTGQVLAGVSPLIAARYQIMIMCLVFASAGWSLMVFMWLRRTGTPPTERIA, encoded by the coding sequence ATGGCTGATCCAATTTCTTTGACGCGACTCAGCTTCGCGTTGATCCCGGTGGTGGGGTTGCTGTTGTACTTGGCGGTGTTGGGTTACGCGGTTCGTGGTTCGCTCCACGGTCTCGCTCGCATGTTGATCCAGTTGTCGTTGGTCGGGTACCTGTTGGTGTTCCTGTTCGAATCCGATCAAGCTTGGATCGTCTTGTTGGCTCTGACAGTGATGATGTTGGCTGCTTCGCTGATCGCGGTGCGGACCTCCACTCAAAATTCTTGGCGGCGGTACGTGCACGTTTGGATTTCAATCTTGGTGGGCGGCGGGGGGACTCTGGCGATCGTGACTCAAGGTGTTTTGGAGGTAACGCCTTGGTACAGCCCGCGGGTGGTGATCCCGTTGGCTGGGATGACGTTTTCGAACTGCATGAACGCATTGTCACTGGCAATTGAAAGGCTGGAGGCCAGTGAGAAGGCTATCGAAAAAGCCAGTGAGAAAGAAAAAGCCAGTGAGAAAGTTGCGGAGAAGCCCGGTGCCCGCACCGGTTCGGAAACGCATGGGGTAGTCGGTAACGGGGGTTTAGGAAATGAGGGCATGCGGCAGGATACCGCAGAGGTGACCTGCGAAGACAGCCTTTCGTCGGAAGGGAGCTACGCCGGACGCACGGTAGATCAGGAAGTTGAAGGTCAACGAGTTGCCGATGGGGCGGCCGGGCAGCGTGCCCGTGAGGCCGTGTCGGTGGCGTTGATTCCGATCACCAACAGTCTGTTTGCGGTGGGTGTCGTTTCGATTCCTGGGATGATGACCGGGCAGGTTTTAGCGGGTGTTTCGCCACTGATTGCGGCTCGGTACCAAATCATGATTATGTGCTTGGTTTTTGCCTCCGCAGGCTGGTCTCTGATGGTGTTCATGTGGCTGCGCCGCACTGGGACTCCCCCGACAGAGCGGATCGCTTAG